The following DNA comes from Erigeron canadensis isolate Cc75 chromosome 3, C_canadensis_v1, whole genome shotgun sequence.
CAATCAAGTTTGATTGATTTAgccaatcaaatttgattttattcagaATCAAAGGatgattaaatcatattatcaacctttggtttagacattccatcaaacactttgtatTCAATAgtcaaatatatgtaatttaattCTAAATCATATACTTTGGTTTAAACATTTCATTAAACAACTTGTAGGCAATGTTGTACCAAAAAACAAAGTCAAGTAAATACccaataaaatttaacaaattcaaatgttagaaaAGATCTATGTACAATCAAGTATGATTGGATGTATAATCAACAATTatgtatataatcaaatttgatttagtacatacactttggtttagacatttcatcaaacattttgTGGACAAAAttctttaataaatttaaacaacAATAATCAAGaatacaacttcttatcatataaaaaatcaaaaatgataaaaaaaaaaaaaagaactacaaatcatggataaaaatggtttaCATATCTACTTTTTCTGTAAAAAAACATTAACTACATAAAATCTCACTCTAATAATATCTGAAACATCATCatccatttgttgttgttgttagtGGTGATCCAGACAGGAAGGGGCACGAGATGATGGTggcagcggtggtggtggttacCGTTGCCGGAGTAGAGGAAAGGGAGAGAGAGGGAGAGTGTGTGTTTGTATGTCTGTGTGTTTCCATCAGGAAGAGGAAAGAGGAAagtgaagttttttttttgtttagcaAATTTACATAAATgcctttttatgttttaatccTAGACATTGATTGAgataatgaaattgatatgattTGGCCCTTGGAtctcaaaaaaattaaatattcaaataaacatttaccatattattataatataacttaaaaatctttctaaaattATAATATGCTGACATATGGATTTCACAAATTCATTTCCTTAAAAATATCTTATGATTTTACCACTTTAAgctaattttttatatttggattaatcatttttcaattcctataacatatattaacctattattttttttttaaaggttaatTTCGTCGGAAACTTCGTTATGTGATTTAACAGcggaaggtctagcatacgttgttttagCTGAGTTCGCGCTAAAGAGCTCTCTTGAAGAAGAAATGTCtttttcaaatacccgatggggggaaaccccctactaattCGTCCGAAGGCACGACAATTAATAGGAGTAAACTCTGTCCTTTCAGAATTGAACCTAGTTATACTCAAACCAAGAGATCATAAAGTGAATTAATTCCTATGACCTCCCAAATGCTTAAACACAAGACCTAAGGGGATGGTCATATAACCATTGAgctatctaatatctaatactatcttataaaatattttgccctttttttaaatctcaattaagtattgaactacctaaattacccctcTTTTTAATTCACTAATATAAAAATCTCtacataatatacctataatacctttaaatctcaactattcatttttctctctctcctcaaatttcaaccactcatttttctctcttatctataaatcattttattcctctaattcattcaaaaatttttatctcaaaaaccgtattaTCGGcaaattataaaagttgtatgaatgttcttaaaatttcatgctatttcattagatatctcatttgatatactttagatgaatttttaaatttgagggCGAAGCCCATACGAAAAAGTCATTTAGCTATCATACCCTATGACTTAACCTATCACGCTACCATCCATGCGCAGTGTACCTCAATAAATAACCAAAATTTTGGCGGCTAGCTGTGCCGAAAGTCACCCATCTTACGTGGCACTGTACGGCATATCCATCATCCAACGGCTGAAACCACCCCATCCcacacccacacacacacacccaccCACACCAATTaaagaataaaagtaaaaagaaaaagcaaaaaCGATAACAGCTTACGACACTCGCTAGTCGTCACACAAGTCATCTCCAGACCCCCCGTACTTGCTGTGtatttttacacacacaaaaagtaaataaaatctACTCCAAATTCTCAcaggtacatatatatacagtacactgtattttacttatttatattattatattctactttttatatatatatattgttgatgatgattgttGACGTTAATTTAATTTACTTACGCATCTATTTGATATCCAATTTATAAATTAGTTTAGGGCtattatgtattaattaatatagtgGATCTTAAATGAATTAAATAAATAGGATTGTTAGGGTTTTAATTGTGAAGCTGATAAATATTGTTTTGTAGGTTtgtgatttagggttttggaaaggaaaaaaaaatgcagACAAGGAATATGGAGAGGAAGAATTCAATTAGGGAAAGAGGGAAACGTGGATTGGATGGTGGTGATGAGCAGGAGCAACCCGAACGAAAGCGGCCCGCGTTAGCTAGGTACTTTAATGGAACTtcagttttttttgtttgtttgagaTCTAGAATTGTTTTTGTGTATGTGAAAGTGAGTGTGTTGAGTTGTAGTGGTTTGGACTTATTGTGGTTTGGGTATAATTGAGTGATTATTTATGAAACCATGATCGCCTATGTCAGACTTAGACTGCCTATGGCCGTCACGTTAGAGGTAGATAAAGGTCACTTTGTGATGGaataagagggtgtttgggatggAATGATGACCGACAGGATCTTTTTCCGCATAATTGGGCGTGTTTTAGTGTATGTGAAAGTTTACTCTCATCCAGCTTAActaagttaaaaaaagaaaaaaagtgtgtTTTTGAAAGTGTTTGGCAGTGACTTACGTTTTATCTTatctaaaaggaaaaaaacagtTTGTAAACCAGAAGTACTTAGAATATGTACTCCTATTTAAATGGAGTAAAGAACAAATGAAAATATACTAACAGTATactattatatgtataaaaaaatgagatgaaattacatataattacatatgaaaataaaaaatattaacattGTACAATAGGAGTTATAAAGTAGTAACTATAGTTGAAGTCAAACTATAtgttaggctatctccaatgctaaggacgcccttaggcgtccttgagctgccacatcatatccttacaaatccttacacatccttataaatccttaaaatcctataattttatctccaaccatacaaacatccttacatatcctttaactccactaaaaacaaaaaaaatatacgtaagggcacctaagggcatgcatcaaaaaatctttaggtttggacaagcttcaaccgcaaaggatatctaagggcacctaagggcgcCCAAAAAcatccccattggagatagtcttacACTGTGTTGTAGTAGTAAAGTTACATATGGAAATTGGACTAGGATGTATATTCAAATACCCCCATCTCTAGAAACAATTATGTTACTCTGTGTTGTAGTAGTAAAGTTGGCTGTTAGTTGCACATGTTTGGATTATATGTTGGATGTCTTTTGGAGCTATGTATAGTTAGTTGTTAAGCAGTCCAGTTTCTGTGCTAATTATACTCTGAATAATTAAGTTCATATGTCTTCCCATTTACGGTGGTATACCGGTACTTCATTCTACTAGTATACTTTTTCCCATTTAATGTGTCCATTCTTCTTGTAAATGAATGTGCCTATGTAGACCAGATGCAAAGTCATCAGtatatagtttcatttttttttttaattgttttcctTCTGCAGTTTGTTTTTGAGTACATCATTACACTTGCAACTACGGTTAGAGTATCACTAGAATTTAAACGATAACATTTGTTTTTATAGTGTCAGTTTGATTAGTAGATAATCACACCCGCCTAACACAAGCTCAGACATGAAATCTAAGAAGATTATACGTGTTTGTTGTAAGATAGTTATCGGttgttatttataaataatattcatTGGGAATTCAGTTTGGGAGTGTATTCAAATGTCCCGATCTGCAGAAACAAATATGTGATTTTACACTGTCTCGAAGCATTAAAGTTGGATCCTCATTGCAAATGGTTGGATTTTGTGTTGTCTGTAGGTGTAGTAAACTAAGCTGTTAAGGTGTCAAGTATTTCTGCTTTTTTATACACTGCATATTTAATGCATAGAACAGTTTTTGTTTGAAGTGGTCCCTACTGTCGGGATGCAAGCAATCAAGCATATAGGAAGATTCTCTAGTTGCCGAGTAAGTAGGATTGATATATGTatgtcgttttttttttaagttatatcTTATGGTTTACGAAAACCTAACGAAGTTAATTTCTAGTTCTGTCAAAGTGAATCAGtcataaaatttgtttgttCATCAATAGATCAGTTATCTTTAAATTAACAGCTCAGATTTCATGTTTTCGTATGGATCATCAATTTCAGCTTAAGTTTGTTTGCTCGGATATAGGTCATTTTCAGCTCTAGCCCATTTGTTTCATCATCTCTTAAGTTTGTTTGCTTGGTTATGTGCATATCATCAAGTGTTATAtgtagttttctttttaaataattaattccATCTCAAGTTAGTTAAACTTTAAGCCATAGTGGATTGTTGTCTTTAAAGTTTGCCTGCTCATATGTTGGTCTGATACATGTAATGCATCAGCAACTCTATTTTAGGCTGTCTTATTGTAGTAATTCTAGTAAATTCCGTTTCTGATAGATATGGTTCTTTGTGCAGTGTAATAGTGGAAGCTTTGAAGGTGGATAGTCTCCAAAGGCTTTGCTCGTCGTTGGAACCTATTCTTCGCAGAGTTGTAAGATGTCGGCTTTTTATTTTCTGTTTAGTTTCACTATTTGTTATCTCTTTTAGTTTTAACCAATCTTTTATCTATGGACTCTCCTTACAAGTCAGCCAAGTATAAATAATAAACCAGTTAATTTATGTGAACCCTAGCATTAACATATACATTCCTGATACCTTAGATATTTCCTAAGTTTATAACCTACCTAATTATGCCTGTGAAACTGTTGTTTTGTAGTGTTGCATTATTTTAAcagtttttaaaaagattttcaGTTTCAACCAAAGGTAGTGTAGATGGTTATAGGGTTGGTTTTACTTAATACTAGAGGTGTCGATCTTCTCAGATGGTTAATTTTGGTCGTGTTTATCTCAAACGCATCAAACAGGCCAAACACGTTAAATGTTGCCGGACCCAATTTTTGATGTGTACATGACACAACCTCATACATGATTGTATTCAGATTTAGTTAATATCAcataatttgttttgtaatcacAAATGATGAATTAGTTAGTGTAAAAATGTAAAGGGACCATAGTTGTCAAAAAAGCAAGCGAGGCCCATCTTTAACGCCTGAAACCCTAGGCCCAAGGCCAACAAAATTTCTGAAGCGCAATTTGCAaatttcaatataaataaaCCCTTTGTTCCAAAGAAAAAATCACGTATATTATGGGGATATCACAACAGAATCTTTGTTTCTAAAATCActtgttatatattattgtcATCATTCATCAGACTATTCTTCATTCAACTAAAACTCTATAAGGGCAGATCTCttctgtttttatattattagggCTCTTCTGCTATTTTATATACCCTTTTAGCTGAAATTGTTTTCATTATCGTTTGTTAGAGTCACTGAAATTTTATATACTCTTCTGCGCTTTTTTTCCGGGGCCACATTTTTTTGTGCCTCCCACCTAGGCCCCATTTAGGGTCATTGCACTTTTTCGCTTTTGCCTTTGACAACTATGAAAGGGACAAGTGTTTGCAGGAAAACCCCGTGTTGACCCATTATTCAACCTGTGTGAGCTACCCATTTGACCACCTTTACTCAAATTGAATCTTATTACATGTATGATGTTGCTGTTATTATCCCTGCCCCTTCCCTTTGCCCCACTCACAAACCAATTATGTGAACAGGTTAGCGAGGAAGTGGAACGAGCTTTAGCAAAGCTAGGCCCTGCTCGAATAGCTAATGGAAGGTTTgtaataaaaacttttaaacgcGTGTTTCATTTAGAAGTAGTAGTAGTCAGTtatttttttgtagttttcaAATTGCAATGTAATGCTACTTCTCTCTAAATGTGGTTTCCATTAGATATCTAAATTTAACTTTACATCAAACTATAGGTCTTCACCTAAGCGTATTGAAGGACCAGATGGGAGAAACCTGCAGCTTCACTTCAAATCAAGGATGTCTTTACCCCTCTTCACTGGTGGCAAAGTTGAAGGGGAACAGGGTGCTGCTATTCATATTGTCTTAGTTGATGCCAACACTGGTCATGTTATTACATCAGGACCCGAGTCATCAATAAAACTAGATGTTGTTGTACTGGAAGGTGATTTTaataatgaagatgatgaaggcTGGACTCAAGAAGAATTTGAAAGCCATGTTGTAAAAGAGCGTGAAGGAAAGAGACCGTTGTTGACGGGAGAGCTGCAAGTGATGCTCAAAGAAGGTGTGGGGACATTAGGGGAGTTGACCTTTACCGATAACTCAAGCTGGATTCGAAGCAGGAAATTTAGGCTTGGTTTAAAGGTAGCCTCAGGATTCTGTGAAGGGATACGTGTACGTGAAGCGAAGACTGAAGCGTTCACTGTTAAGGATCATAGAGGGGAATGTATGTTTGTTCCTATTGTTAATTTCAAGAAGTTCATTACATAGTTTTATCTAATTATAATACATTGCTCGTTGACAGTGTACAAGAAACACTACCCACCTGCCTTAAATGATGAGGTATGGAGATTGGAGAAAATTGGCAAGGATGGATCATTCCACAAGAGGTTAAATAATGCTGGAATTTTTACAGTTGAAGAATTTCTTCGTCTTGTTGTGAGGGATTCTCCAAAACTGCGTAGTGTAAGTATATAGTATATTAGTTATTGCGTATTGTTGTCTTTTCATTGTTCAGTTCTTGAATCTCTTTCTTAATATTTTCCTTAGATTCTTGGAAGTGGCATGTCTAATAAGATGTGGGAGGCTCTGATAGAGCATGCAAAAACTTGTGTATTGAGTGGGAAACTTTATGTATATTATCCCGAGGATAACAGAAATGTTGGTGTCGTTTTCAACAATATCTATCAGCTAAGTGGTCTTATCGCTGGTGACCAATATCAACCAGCTGATTCTCTTTCTGATGGCCAGAAGGTTTTTGCTTCCCACAATATTATTACATTAttgttgtattattattattattctaggATCCATTAATATAGTGTTTTCTTATCTGCAGGTATACGTGGATACATTGGTTAAGAAAGCGTACGATAACTGGAACCAAGTTGTTGAGTATGATGGGAAGTCACTTGTGAGCTTCAAGCAACCTAAAAGGTCAAATGTCTCTCGAAATGATTACTCAAGTGGGTCAATAGAGTATCCAATATCTTCAAATAATCAGCTAATGCCACCACGCCATTCTGGTGTGGGTTCCTCGGACTCTGTAACTGTTGATTCAAACTTGCTTTTAGGAGGTAAACTAAGATCACcatcttttatatttgtttatctttCAACTAGGTGACTGATTAATTATACGAAATCTGCAATAAGTTTACTTTTTACTTGTCGCTGACCTGACCCTGCTACCATccaagttatgatattataatgcATATGTCTGCCCTAGTGCCCTCTTTACCTTTCAGTGACTTTTTTGCAAATATGTTGTACGTTGTGGATAGCCAAAAAAAGATTGTGATAACCAGTCTGCTCCAGTTCTGACTAAAGGTCAATCTGATGTATCTTTGTTTGAAAATATTAGTTATGTTAGGCTGAATATAGGCCGGCAGGGGAAGAAAAGAATACAATCAACAATAAGATGTTAAGATTCGAGTTGTTGTCTATGTGTGAAGAAAGTATAGGGTGTTTGGTACTTTGATCAATTTTGGTCATTCAAGCCATTGGCAGTAATTGCTATTATCTGGCGGTCTCTAAGTTCTACAGATACAAGGATCCTACGTCTTTTCTAGGTTGCTAGGTAGCATGATTTTGCATTCGGCTTAATGTAGATTTATTATCTATCAAATTAGAAAGCAAGTGTCTCATTTGTGTGGTAGTTTTGTAATCTGATAAAGTCATTTGAGGGCTATTTCATCAAGTAATAATTCGTTGCCCTTACAATGTGATTCTTTCAAACCTTGACGATATATTGATTGCGATGAGCTTGGTTTAAATGTTAGTTATAATACACTACGGGTCAAATTTAAGTTCTATTTCACAAATGGACCGGAGCCCAAGACTGGTGTCTTTACTCTTTAGTCCCGTTCTATGCTTGCTTAGACCGGCTGCCATCAGCCCATCAGTCCCAACTTTTTACTGGAAAGCTAATTTTGGTCCGGTCCAAAGCTTGGATAAGCCCAAATGTCTGGTCTCACAGGCCCTGATTTTGATACTAGTATGGAAAGGTAATTTCAGTCTTGTCTAAAGCTTGGATAGGCCCAAATGTCTGGTCTTACAGGCCCTGATTTTGATACTAGTATTGTTTTTTCCATGTAATATATGTGTAAAATTGTGTACTATTCAGTCTCTATGTGAGTTATATCTTATGCAATGCAGAAGTACATTTTTATATGCTCTTGTGCTTGATATAGCTAATTTGAGGTATttctatctttcttttgaattcTTCAATAAGCTAAATGTAAAAACTTACATTTTTCCCAAAACGTAGTTGAAAATGTCTTTTAATTTGGAACAGCtttattgtaattatattttcgAAAGTTGATTGTTCGTACTGGTAGTTAAATAAAAGTAGGCTATGTATGACACTCTCCGTATAGGACTTTTAGGTCCAATTGTCCAAACGGTTCCTTTTTCCCAGCTTTAAGACTAGGCTTAAGTTTCATTTCGATGACGGCCCTTTCTTTTTGTTTGTATGTAATCCTCAATCTATGTGGGATGCTGGTAGATTGGTAGGACCGTGTCCGTCAAATGCAAATGAAGTGCTCCTGATGTTAGTTGTAGGTCTGCCATCTTATCATAACCTGAACCCACTGCAGTTTACCCTGGGAAGTTGCTCCCGTAACTCTAGAAATTTGTAAATGGTAGAAGTTATAAAGTCTTGGTTTCTATACGATATTGTGATTGTTGTTTTCTACTATTGTTAAGATTCACTTGTATGCATTGGATATTAACATCTGATTAATTTCTTTTCTATCACTGGAGTTCAGGTTATAATGGCAATCTGGACACCATGTACCAAACCGGCCCGCAAATGGTGAACACCAATCCACACGGTCAGTACGACATGAGTTTTGCTTCAAATGGTCGTAATATCGCCAATTCTCAGCAGATGCAAAATAATGGATACGATAATCGATCTGGTCTTGCCCTCGGTCCACCAGAATCATCGTCATCATTTCAGCCCATAAATACATCTGTTCAACAACCCAATGTGAATCCATTCAATGACTGGTCTCACAACAACGGGGACAAAGGCGTAGGCGACTTTATGTCTGAGGAGGAGATTCGCATGAGAAGTCACGAGATGCTGGAGAACGAAGATATGCAACATCTTCTTCGACTCTTCAGCATGGGCCCTGGACATGGCGGTAATGTGGGAGATGATGGGTTCTCCTTTCCGTCATTTATGCCATCACCGGCTCCAAATTTCGACTTTGATGAAGACCGTAGCCGCTCTGGGAAGGCTGTAGTTGGGTGGCTGAAGATAAAGGCGGCAATGAGGTGGGGATTTTTTGTCAGGAAAAAGGCTGCTGAAAGACGGGCACAAATTGTAGAGTTAGAGGATGATGAATGAAGCTAGCTGGAAAAGCTGCAATAAATTGTGGGTAATGGTAGTCACACTCTACTGATTGGATAGCCGTAAATGTTAGGGGTTTCTAG
Coding sequences within:
- the LOC122591176 gene encoding calmodulin-binding protein 60 B-like, which produces MQTRNMERKNSIRERGKRGLDGGDEQEQPERKRPALASVIVEALKVDSLQRLCSSLEPILRRVVSEEVERALAKLGPARIANGRSSPKRIEGPDGRNLQLHFKSRMSLPLFTGGKVEGEQGAAIHIVLVDANTGHVITSGPESSIKLDVVVLEGDFNNEDDEGWTQEEFESHVVKEREGKRPLLTGELQVMLKEGVGTLGELTFTDNSSWIRSRKFRLGLKVASGFCEGIRVREAKTEAFTVKDHRGELYKKHYPPALNDEVWRLEKIGKDGSFHKRLNNAGIFTVEEFLRLVVRDSPKLRSILGSGMSNKMWEALIEHAKTCVLSGKLYVYYPEDNRNVGVVFNNIYQLSGLIAGDQYQPADSLSDGQKVYVDTLVKKAYDNWNQVVEYDGKSLVSFKQPKRSNVSRNDYSSGSIEYPISSNNQLMPPRHSGVGSSDSVTVDSNLLLGGYNGNLDTMYQTGPQMVNTNPHGQYDMSFASNGRNIANSQQMQNNGYDNRSGLALGPPESSSSFQPINTSVQQPNVNPFNDWSHNNGDKGVGDFMSEEEIRMRSHEMLENEDMQHLLRLFSMGPGHGGNVGDDGFSFPSFMPSPAPNFDFDEDRSRSGKAVVGWLKIKAAMRWGFFVRKKAAERRAQIVELEDDE